Proteins from a genomic interval of Candidatus Methylomirabilis tolerans:
- a CDS encoding TonB-dependent receptor gives MPGYARVDAAAAYHRQVSGLRLITRLNLINLFDQQYFESSNTTDLLTPIPRLGIILGPPLTVIESIQTRTSRVRTLRFSDAGAP, from the coding sequence TTGCCGGGGTACGCGCGGGTGGATGCCGCGGCGGCGTATCACCGGCAGGTCAGCGGTCTTCGGCTAATCACACGCCTGAACCTCATCAACCTGTTCGACCAGCAATATTTCGAGTCCAGCAATACCACGGATCTCCTGACGCCCATCCCTCGTCTGGGCATCATTCTGGGTCCGCCATTGACCGTGATCGAGTCGATCCAGACGCGTACTAGCCGCGTTCGGACTCTACGGTTCAGCGACGCAGGCGCGCCTTGA